ACGCTGCACGCCGAGACCGTCGAGCGTGGCCACCAGCCGGTCGGCGAGCTCACTGACGGCGGTGGCGGGATGCGCGGGCGCGCCGCCGTGTCCCGGAAGGTCGTAGCGGAAGACTCTCCAGTGCTGGGTGAGCTCGGGTATCTGCCGGTCCCACATGTGCCATGTAGTACCGAGGGAGGGGCCTATGACGAGGACCGGGGCGTCTTCTGGCCCGTCAAAGCGGTATTGCAGGGTGTTCGGAGGTGTCTCGCTCACCCGCCCGACCCTCTCATCTGTCACGACAGCCCCTATGAGCGGGGTCCTGGCGATTCCTGTTTGACCAGGTAAAAGACTTCACGGGCAGCATGGCGTTTGAGGCAACGGGGGATTTCGCGCCTGGTCCCTCCTAGATCCGGCGCTTGTAACAACGCCCGGGGGGACTCCCCGCACAGGCGGCGAACCACGCTTCACGGCCCAGCCGCTCCGGATAGCCGAGCGGCCTGCAGCACGCCGGCGGGCCCGCGGAGCAGAAGCCGTTCTGAACATGCCCGATCCCCTTCCGTCGCATGAGTATCGCGCTGCCGGTACCGGACCGCGTCGGACGGTCAGAATCGTGAGTGGGCCACAACGATCGGCAGGCCCCTATCGGGACACACCCCGCCAGCCCGGCACCGACAACGCACCATCCCCGGCCAACAGCCGACACTGTGTGATTCAGACGCTTCGGTCAGGCGTGTCATGAGTCAGACCCCGGGCCCGGGACAGCACGGGCCCATCCTCTCGCCCCTCACCTCACACGGGCCCCCGTGCACAAACCCGATCGTCAGCCAGGACCATTCGACAACCGACGCCCACTGACGACAAGAAATGCGCGAAACAAAGAGACAGCGAGGCCCGCGGCGTTCTGTGCGAGCCGGCCCGCCGGGCCGCAGGACGCCCCGGACACGTGCGCTATCGGCGACATCTGCACCATCCTTACGACCGCTGACGGCTCACACAGGGCCAAGTAGGTCGGCGATCCGGCGGGCGGCTCCGCGGATGGGGCGGCCGCCAGGCGGCGAAGTAGTAGTAGGTCGCGCTCTTCCCACTAGCAACCGGTCCGTCCCTGGCACAGGATCGCGTTCACGATCTCCCGCACGTCGTAGGCACCTTGATGGCCTCTGACCGACCGATGCCGCCCCTTCCACGCGGTGATCACCGGCTCGATCAACGACCACTGCCCGTCCGATAAGTCACTCGGATTCGGCTTGCGTTCACTCACCCGGTCACATCACCAGATCAACGACCGTGAACCGGCAGATTCCGCCTCGACGCCACACCATCAGGCGACAGCAGATCCGCTCAAAGACTCACGAACCGCCCACTGAGTGCGGTGAGACAGGCAGCTGCGGCTACGCAGGCGAGGGCGATGAACAAATGAGGGTATCCGCCAAGCGATGCGGCCAAGGCTGCGCCGGCGAAGGGAGCAAGTGCTGAGGCCGTGGTGGTCGGCGCGGCAAGGATTCCGGACAGGCGGCCGTAGTGGGTGGTGCCCCATCGGTCGGTGATTGCTGTGGCCTGCAGCAGGGTGATGTTGCCGCGGACCATTCCGGCGGCAATCGAGAGCACCACCAGCAGCGAATACGGGCCGGGGGCCAGCGCGAGTGCCGCGGTGGTGACGCCGCCGAGCGCGATGAGCGCGGCCGTTCGGACGGTGACACCGGTTCGGGCGGCGAGTGTTGCGTACAGGGTGCGACCGAGGGTCTGTCCGGCGCCGCCGAGGCCGAGTGCCCATGCAGCCTGGCTGGTTGAGTACCCGCGCTCGATGAGGAGGGGGACCAGGGCGACGACTGCAGCGGACACCGCGAAGGCCGAAAGAGTGAGGGATGCGGCGAGCATCCAGAAGGGCCGGCTACGTGAGACCGCGGCCGCGGAGTCGTTGGTGTGGGGCGACGGTGGCGGCGCGGCGGGCCAGGGGGCCTTGAGTGCGAATAGGTGGGCGGGGATCGTGACGGCAGCAAGGATCACGGCAAGGACGGTGTAGGTCATGCGCCAGCTCATGTGGTCGGCGAGAGCTGCAGTCAGGGGCGCGAAGACGGTGGAGGCAAGTCCGCCGGCGAGGGTGATGATGGTGAGGGCGCGGACGTGATCGGGTGCCCACCAGCGGGTGAGTGCAGCGAATGCAGGCTGATAGAAGGTGGCTGCCATGGCCAGTCCTGCCAACAGCCAGCCGGCGAAGAACACCGGCAGGTTCGGGGCAGCTGCCATGACGAGCAGGCTTGCCACTCCGAGGACGGAGCCGGTGGTCATGACGGTGCGCGGTCCGCGGTGGTCGATGATCCGGCCGACCCGGATCCCGGCGAAGGCGGAGATGAGCAGGGCTGTGGAGAACGCGGCTGTCGTTGCACCGGCGGACCAGCCGGTGTCGGCTGTGATGGCCGGGTTCAGTACAGGGAAGGCGTAGTAGACGATTCCCCAGCTGGTGATCTGTGTGGCGCAAAGGGCTGGGAGCACGGCGCGGGGCCGCGACCGGTCCCCTGTTCCGGTCGCGGCCCCGCGGGCGTCAAGGTTGGTCACGGGCAGCAGCCACCGGCCTGGACCGGAGTGGACGGGTCGGCTACGGCGGCCGGGTCGGCGCAGCAGGTGCTGTTCTTCTGCTTGGCCATGGAGTCGGCGTCTGCCTTGACGACATAGACCTCCCACGGTTCCTGGCCGGGGCCGTGGACCCAGACCTTGTCCTGGAGGGCGTAGCAGCAGGTGGTGTCGTTCTCGACGTCGGTCGTCAGCCCTTGGTCCTGGAGGCGGGCGGTGGCGGCGTGGACTGCTTCCGTGGTGTCGACCTCGACGCCTAGGTGGTCCATGCGCGTGTCCTCGTCGAACTTGCCTTGGACGAGGACGAGTTTGAGCGGTGGGTCGGCGATGGTGAAGTTGGCGTAACCGTCACGCAGTTTCGCCGGTTCGGTGGCGAAGAGCTTGCTGTAGAAGGCGATTGAGGCTTGGAGGTCGGGGACGCGTAGGGCGAGCTGTACTCGGGACATGACGATCCTCCTGACGCAGGGTGGAAGCGCTCCGACCTAGGTAGGTCGGAGCGCCGATGTTCAGGACCCGCAGCATCCGCCGGACGCCGTGCCGGCAAGGGCTGCGACGGGAAGCGAGATTCCCGTTCCGATCTGTACGAGCGCTGGGGCTGCCGGGGCGCAGCAGCCGCCTTCGTCGGTCTGCCCGGCGGCGGGGTCATCGAAGAGTCCGGCGCCGCCGCAGACCCCGGTCTCGGGGAGGGTGAGTTCGACGCGGTCGGCGGCTTCGGTGTCGCCGGCGAGTGCGGCGGCGACGGAGCGGACCTGCTCGTAGCCGGTCATGGCGAGGAAGGTCGGGGCACGGCCGTAGGACTTCATGCCGACCAGGTAGAAGCCCGGCTCGGGGTGGGACAGTTCGCGGTGGCCGTGCGGGTAGACGGTGCCGCAGGAGTGCTGGTTCGGGTCGATGAGCGGGGCGAGCTCCACCGGCGCCTGGAGGCGCTCGTCCAGGGCGAGGCGGAGCTCCGACAGGAAGGACAGGTCGGGGCGCAGGCCCGTCAGGACGATGACCTCGTCCACCGGGTCGAGGCGCCGGCCGTCCTCGCCGACCAGGACCAGGCGGTCGTCGTCGGTGGGCTCGATTACTTCGGTGCGGAAGCCGGTGACGGCCTCGGCGTGGCCGTTGTCGACGGCGGTCTTGGCGGCCAGGCCCAGCGCGCCGCGGGCGGGAAGCTGGTCGGCGGAGCCGCCGCCGAAGGTGGAGCCGCTGATGCCGCGGCGCAGGACCCACACCGAGTGGGTGCCGGGTTCGTCCTTCGAGA
This genomic interval from Streptomyces sp. NBC_00464 contains the following:
- a CDS encoding ArsI/CadI family heavy metal resistance metalloenzyme is translated as MSRVQLALRVPDLQASIAFYSKLFATEPAKLRDGYANFTIADPPLKLVLVQGKFDEDTRMDHLGVEVDTTEAVHAATARLQDQGLTTDVENDTTCCYALQDKVWVHGPGQEPWEVYVVKADADSMAKQKNSTCCADPAAVADPSTPVQAGGCCP
- a CDS encoding NAD(P)-binding domain-containing protein, whose translation is MTTTADLPVVVIGAGPAGLAAAAHLVERGIEPLVLEAGPTAATAVRGWSHVRLFSTWSELTDPAAEKLLAPTGWVRPAADTYPTGGDWAEQYLQPLADVLGDRVRYGATVTGVSRLGRDRIVDADREQQPFTIRITRGDGVEERILGRAVIDASGTWSTPAPIGADGLPALGEHAASARISYRIPDLKDPAVRARYAGRRTAVIGSGASAFTALAALAAVSKDEPGTHSVWVLRRGISGSTFGGGSADQLPARGALGLAAKTAVDNGHAEAVTGFRTEVIEPTDDDRLVLVGEDGRRLDPVDEVIVLTGLRPDLSFLSELRLALDERLQAPVELAPLIDPNQHSCGTVYPHGHRELSHPEPGFYLVGMKSYGRAPTFLAMTGYEQVRSVAAALAGDTEAADRVELTLPETGVCGGAGLFDDPAAGQTDEGGCCAPAAPALVQIGTGISLPVAALAGTASGGCCGS
- a CDS encoding MFS transporter, producing the protein MTNLDARGAATGTGDRSRPRAVLPALCATQITSWGIVYYAFPVLNPAITADTGWSAGATTAAFSTALLISAFAGIRVGRIIDHRGPRTVMTTGSVLGVASLLVMAAAPNLPVFFAGWLLAGLAMAATFYQPAFAALTRWWAPDHVRALTIITLAGGLASTVFAPLTAALADHMSWRMTYTVLAVILAAVTIPAHLFALKAPWPAAPPPSPHTNDSAAAVSRSRPFWMLAASLTLSAFAVSAAVVALVPLLIERGYSTSQAAWALGLGGAGQTLGRTLYATLAARTGVTVRTAALIALGGVTTAALALAPGPYSLLVVLSIAAGMVRGNITLLQATAITDRWGTTHYGRLSGILAAPTTTASALAPFAGAALAASLGGYPHLFIALACVAAAACLTALSGRFVSL